From the Pseudomonas sp. Teo4 genome, the window AGCAGAACACCGCCGTCCACACGTTGTGCGACAAGAAGTGCGCCCCCTGCATCATCCTCCCGACCGACAGCACCGAGCCGGCAACGAAGGCCACTGCCAGCGCCACTCGGGCCAGGCGTGGTCGCCGGTCACGCAGCATGAAGAACAGCCCGAACAGGCAGAACCCGGTCGCCGCATGGCCGCCCGGCCAGCACAACCCGGGCTTGTCGGTGGCTGGGCGCGGCTCCAGCAGCTTGCTGTAGGTTTCCTTGCCGCCAAATTGGGTCAGGCTCCATGGGCACTGCACCTGAGTCACTTTTTTCAGCGGCGTGACGAATGCCGTGGACAGGCTCAGCGCCAGGACCAGGCAGCCCAGCTCGCGACGCCAGCCGAACAGCCGTTTCCAGAAAAAGCTCAAGGCAAAGGTCACCACTGCGAGCAAGCCCAGCAGAATCACACCTTGCTTGACCCGATCATGCAGGATGTTTTCCAGCAGATAGCTGTGACGGCCGATGAACTGGCCGGCCGCTGGGTCGAAGAACAGGTTGGCCAGATCCATGTCGACTGAGGTCAATTCGAGAAGGATCAGCCCCAGTGCGGTGGCCAATGGAATGCCGAGGTAAAGCCAGAGATTGATCGGACGGGGAGGGGTAGCGTGCTGCATGACAACTCCAAACGCACAAAAGACCAGCCATTTTCGACTGCCCGCTATCCTGTGTTCGTGAAGGATCGGTGAAAAATCCGTCAGCCCGCCCGATATTTTCCCAAGGCTGGCGCCGGGCCAGCTATGGCCTTAAGCTGCGCCTGCCGCGCACTGCGAAAGCGCCGCACAGGAGACCCCGATGCGCATTCTTTTGGTTGAAGACAACCGCGATATCCTTGCCAACCTTGCTGATTACCTCGGCATGAAAGGCTACACCGTCGACTGCGCCCAGGACGGCCTTTCCGGGCTGCATCTGGCTGCTACCGAACATTACGACTTGATCGTGCTAGACATCATGCTGCCCGGCATCGATGGCTACACCCTGTGCAAACGCCTGCGTGAAGATGCCCGGCGCGATACCCCGGTGATCATGCTCACAGCTCGTGACCAATTGGATGACCGCCTGCAGGGCTTCCGCTCCGGTGCCGACGATTACCTGCTCAAGCCGTTCGCGCTGTCGGAGCTGGCCGCGCGTATCGAGGCCGTCCTGCGCCGTGCCCAGGGCGGCGGGCGACGTACCCTGCAGGTCGCCGACCTGAGCTACGACCTCGACACCCTGGAAGTCACCCGTCAGGGCCGCCTGCTCAAGCTCAACCCGGTCGGCCTCAAGCTGCTGGCGGTACTGATGCAGAAGAGTCCGCACGTGCTGCGCCGTGAGGTGCTGGAGGAAGCCTTGTGGGGCGACGACTGCCCTGACAGCGACAGCCTGCGCAGCCACGTCCACCAGTTGCGTCAGGTCATCGACAAACCTTTCGAAAAGCCTCTGCTGCATACCGTCCATGGCGTCGGCTATCGCCTCGCCGAGGGCCGCGATGGAGTTTAAGCAAAGCCTTGCCCAACGCATCATCATCGCCTTCGCGTTGATGAGCGCGTTGGTGGCCGGCGCGTTCGCGTTCGGCATCGTCGCCACCGTGCACCTGGTCGAAGAGCGCCTGATTTCCTCGGTACTGGGTGGCGACCTGCAACGGTTGCTGCGCATGGACAGCGTCAGCGACTGGAGCCACAGACCACGACCCGACCAGTTGTTCTACTTCAGCGGTGGGCGCGACGATTTCGAGCTGCCCAAGGACCTGCGTCACCTGAGCGCGGGCTTCCATGAAGTGTTCCGCGACCAGCTGTCCTACCACGCGATGGTCGAGATCGTCGATGGACGACGTTACGTGTTGCTGCAGGACCAGAGCGATTTCGAAGAGCGCGAGCGGGTACTGTTCGCCGTGGTTGTGGTCGGCTTCGTACTCAGCCTGGTGCTGGCGGTGGTGCTCGGCTGGCTGGTCGCCCGTCGAGTGATGGCCCCGGTAATCCGCCTGGCGCGCCAGGTTCGTCATCGCGACCAGCTGCTTGGTCTTGCCCCGCCGCTGGCCCCGGATTACGCGGCGGACGAGGTCGGCCAGTTGGCCGTGGCCTTCGATGACACCTTGGGCCGGCTGCGTGATGCGTTGACCCGCGAGCGCCTGTTCACCAGCGACGTCAGCCATGAACTGCGCACGCCGCTGATGGTGCTGGCCACATCCTGTGAACTGTTGATGGAAAACCCGACGCTCGACAATAGATCGCGTAGCCAGGTAGAGCGCATCGCCCGAGCCACCGAAGAGATGCGCGAGCTGGTCAAGACCTTCCTCATGCTCGCCCGTGCCCAGCGCGACGAAGGGGCGGTAGCCTCGCAGGCCACCTTGCGTGAAGTGGCCGATGACCTGATTGGCGTCTGGCGCGACACCATCGAGCAGAAAGGCCTGACCCTGTACTTCGATGGACGCGTCAGTGCCAGTTCCGTGCTGTACAACGCCACGTTCCTGCAATCTGTGATGGGCAACCTGCTGCGCAACGCCGCCCACTACACGGACAGCGGGTACATTCGCCTGAGCCTGGAGCCTAACGGCTTCAGTGTGGAGGACAGTGGCGTGGGTATTCCGGAAGAGCAGCGTGAGGCGATGTTCCGCCCGTTCGTGCGAGGCGACGAACGTCGTGGCGAGGGCCTCGGCCTGGGGTTGTCGCTGGTCCAGCGTATCTGTGACGACCAGGGTTGGAGAGTTACCCTGACGGCGACCCTGCCCCACGGGTGCCGTTTCCAGGTAGACCTGAGCAAGACTGCGGAGAAAGCCAATCATCTGGCTATAACCGAGTAATGTTTAGAAACACCCTGCGAGGTAGCTCACGTATTTTTCACATCGGCATAACCTGATTCCTACGCTTGCTTACCTAATGTGAGCGCACTGGAGTCAGGAGATGCCCAATGCGTAGCCCCATCAAACTTGAATTTTCCGAGAAGTACGACCAGCAACATGCACAAGAGTACTTCCTGAAGCACCAGGATGGCCTGGCTCGACGCCTTTCTCACCAGCGTGACGAGCAGCTGGCTCGCCGCGCCCTCGCATTGGCTGGCGAGCCGGGGTTGGTGCTTGACCTGCCCTGCGGAGCCGGCCGTTTCTGGCCATTGCTGGCGGAAAAGCCCAACCGCGTGATCATCGGTGCCGATAACTCCGAAGCGATGATCGAGACAGCCTGTGCCTCGCAATCGCCAGAAGTGGTCGCCCGGGTACGACCTTTGCAGACATCGGCTTTTGCGATCGATCTTCCGGATAACTCAGTGGACAGCATCTTTTGCATGCGGTTGTTCCACCACATTGGCGAAGCCG encodes:
- a CDS encoding phosphatase PAP2 family protein, whose amino-acid sequence is MQHATPPRPINLWLYLGIPLATALGLILLELTSVDMDLANLFFDPAAGQFIGRHSYLLENILHDRVKQGVILLGLLAVVTFALSFFWKRLFGWRRELGCLVLALSLSTAFVTPLKKVTQVQCPWSLTQFGGKETYSKLLEPRPATDKPGLCWPGGHAATGFCLFGLFFMLRDRRPRLARVALAVAFVAGSVLSVGRMMQGAHFLSHNVWTAVFCWLIGLGSYYLILYRHSVAQVTAAERSVA
- the colR gene encoding two-component system response regulator ColR, whose translation is MRILLVEDNRDILANLADYLGMKGYTVDCAQDGLSGLHLAATEHYDLIVLDIMLPGIDGYTLCKRLREDARRDTPVIMLTARDQLDDRLQGFRSGADDYLLKPFALSELAARIEAVLRRAQGGGRRTLQVADLSYDLDTLEVTRQGRLLKLNPVGLKLLAVLMQKSPHVLRREVLEEALWGDDCPDSDSLRSHVHQLRQVIDKPFEKPLLHTVHGVGYRLAEGRDGV
- a CDS encoding HAMP domain-containing sensor histidine kinase, which translates into the protein MEFKQSLAQRIIIAFALMSALVAGAFAFGIVATVHLVEERLISSVLGGDLQRLLRMDSVSDWSHRPRPDQLFYFSGGRDDFELPKDLRHLSAGFHEVFRDQLSYHAMVEIVDGRRYVLLQDQSDFEERERVLFAVVVVGFVLSLVLAVVLGWLVARRVMAPVIRLARQVRHRDQLLGLAPPLAPDYAADEVGQLAVAFDDTLGRLRDALTRERLFTSDVSHELRTPLMVLATSCELLMENPTLDNRSRSQVERIARATEEMRELVKTFLMLARAQRDEGAVASQATLREVADDLIGVWRDTIEQKGLTLYFDGRVSASSVLYNATFLQSVMGNLLRNAAHYTDSGYIRLSLEPNGFSVEDSGVGIPEEQREAMFRPFVRGDERRGEGLGLGLSLVQRICDDQGWRVTLTATLPHGCRFQVDLSKTAEKANHLAITE